One Deinobacterium chartae genomic window carries:
- a CDS encoding ABC transporter permease, with amino-acid sequence MTNKPVRTLLGWEAALIGLVALALLGGSLLHDAFLTGANLSNLSSNLVEIALIALTMTLVVIAAEIDLSVASIVGMCSALLGVLWAAGVAMPLALFLTLVLGAAAGFVNGWLVTRLGLPSLAVTIGTLALYRGLAYALLGDRAVADFPPLWTNLGFGTVPGTQIPIPIVAFAVLAVITAVALHATPFGRALYAIGANELAARFSGLRVERTKLVLFVLSGLMSAFAAIVYTFRFSSARADNAVGLELAVIAAVLLGGVSIFGGRGSVIGVIAAVFLIGIIQNALTLADVPNEILTIVTGLLLILSVLGPNLAARVRATRERRAHASATKGGAL; translated from the coding sequence ATGACGAACAAGCCTGTGCGCACCCTGCTGGGCTGGGAGGCGGCCCTGATCGGCCTCGTCGCCCTGGCCCTGCTGGGCGGCTCCCTGCTTCACGACGCCTTCCTGACCGGGGCGAACCTCTCGAACCTCTCGTCGAACCTGGTGGAGATCGCGCTGATCGCGCTCACCATGACGCTCGTCGTGATCGCCGCCGAGATCGACCTGTCGGTGGCCTCGATCGTCGGAATGTGCAGCGCCCTGCTGGGCGTGCTGTGGGCCGCAGGGGTCGCGATGCCGCTGGCCCTGTTCCTCACCCTGGTGCTGGGTGCGGCCGCCGGTTTCGTGAACGGCTGGCTGGTCACGCGCCTGGGCCTGCCGTCGCTGGCGGTTACCATCGGCACGCTCGCGCTGTACCGCGGCCTGGCGTACGCGCTGCTCGGAGACCGGGCAGTGGCGGATTTCCCGCCGCTGTGGACGAACCTGGGATTTGGCACCGTGCCGGGCACACAGATCCCCATTCCCATCGTGGCCTTCGCGGTGCTGGCGGTCATCACCGCCGTGGCGCTGCACGCCACCCCGTTCGGACGCGCGCTGTACGCGATCGGTGCCAACGAGCTCGCCGCGCGCTTCTCCGGGCTGCGGGTCGAACGTACCAAACTCGTGCTGTTCGTTCTCTCCGGCCTGATGAGCGCTTTCGCCGCCATCGTGTACACCTTCCGCTTCTCCAGCGCCCGCGCCGACAACGCCGTCGGCCTGGAACTCGCGGTCATCGCAGCGGTGCTCCTGGGCGGCGTCAGCATCTTCGGCGGACGCGGCAGCGTGATCGGCGTGATCGCTGCGGTGTTCCTGATCGGCATCATCCAAAACGCCCTGACCCTTGCCGACGTCCCGAACGAGATCCTTACCATCGTCACCGGCTTGCTGCTGATCCTGTCGGTCCTAGGACCCAACCTCGCCGCGCGTGTGCGCGCGACCCGCGAGCGGCGCGCACACGCCAGCGCAACGAAAGGAGGCGCGCTGTGA
- a CDS encoding sugar ABC transporter ATP-binding protein gives MTDRPVLALHHARKSFGPVRALSDATLELYAGEAHALLGENGAGKSTLVKILAGVHRADGGDLYIDGQPRSFHSPSEARDAGIAVIYQEPTLFPDLSVAENVLMGRQPLRGGRIDHRAMHAAVHAILHDLGVPLDPARTVRGLSIADQQIVEIAKALSFQARVLIMDEPTAALTGQETERLFRVVRALRARGAAVLFITHRLEEAFRECQRITLMRDGRYVNSGPVHEYSVDRVVRGMVGRDISELYPKLPVTPGPVALEVRGLTRRGVFYDISFQVRRGEIVGLAGLVGAGRSEVARAIFGIDPRDAGEVRVQGRAVPAADTRAAMRAGIGLVPEDRRQQGLVMDLSIERNATLAVLGQLTRAGLMDRAREYGTANDWTSRLRLKAHRLSDAVSTLSGGNQQKVVLAKWLATGPSVLIVDEPTRGVDVGAKAEVHRTLAELAAQGLAVVMISSDLPEVLGMADRVLVMREGKIVGELGRDSATEEAVMYLATGQHSGSAVGGAA, from the coding sequence TTGACTGACCGGCCCGTCCTCGCCCTGCACCACGCCCGCAAAAGCTTCGGTCCCGTGCGCGCCCTCAGCGACGCCACGCTGGAACTGTACGCCGGCGAAGCGCACGCGCTGCTCGGCGAAAACGGCGCGGGCAAATCCACCCTGGTCAAGATCCTCGCCGGCGTGCACCGCGCCGACGGCGGCGACTTGTACATCGACGGTCAGCCGCGCAGCTTTCACAGCCCTTCCGAGGCGCGCGACGCGGGCATCGCGGTGATCTACCAAGAACCCACGCTGTTTCCCGACCTCAGCGTCGCCGAAAACGTCCTGATGGGGCGCCAGCCCCTGCGGGGCGGCCGCATCGACCACCGCGCGATGCACGCGGCGGTTCACGCCATCTTGCACGATCTGGGCGTGCCGCTCGACCCTGCCCGCACCGTGCGCGGCCTGTCCATCGCCGACCAGCAGATCGTCGAGATCGCCAAAGCACTCTCGTTCCAGGCGCGCGTGCTGATCATGGACGAACCCACCGCCGCGCTCACCGGACAGGAAACCGAACGCCTCTTCCGCGTCGTCCGCGCGCTGCGCGCCCGCGGCGCTGCCGTGCTGTTCATCACCCACCGCCTCGAGGAAGCCTTCCGCGAATGCCAGCGCATCACCCTGATGCGCGACGGCCGCTACGTCAACTCGGGCCCGGTCCACGAGTACAGCGTGGACCGCGTGGTGCGCGGCATGGTCGGCCGCGACATCAGCGAGCTCTACCCCAAGCTCCCGGTCACGCCCGGTCCGGTCGCCCTCGAGGTGCGCGGCCTCACGCGCCGCGGCGTCTTCTACGACATCAGCTTTCAGGTGCGCCGCGGCGAGATCGTGGGCCTGGCCGGACTGGTCGGGGCGGGGCGCAGCGAGGTCGCCCGGGCCATCTTCGGCATCGACCCGCGCGACGCCGGCGAGGTGCGTGTGCAAGGGCGCGCGGTACCCGCCGCGGACACCCGCGCGGCGATGCGCGCCGGCATCGGTCTCGTTCCCGAAGACCGCCGACAGCAGGGCCTGGTGATGGACCTCAGCATCGAGCGCAACGCCACCCTCGCCGTCCTCGGACAGCTCACGCGCGCCGGACTGATGGACCGCGCCCGCGAATACGGCACGGCGAACGACTGGACGAGCCGCCTGCGCCTCAAGGCGCACCGCCTCAGCGACGCGGTCAGCACGCTCTCGGGCGGCAACCAGCAGAAAGTCGTGCTCGCCAAGTGGCTGGCTACTGGCCCCAGCGTGCTGATCGTGGACGAACCTACCCGCGGCGTGGACGTAGGTGCCAAGGCTGAGGTGCACCGCACGCTTGCCGAACTCGCCGCGCAGGGCCTGGCCGTCGTGATGATCAGCTCGGACCTGCCCGAGGTGCTCGGCATGGCCGACCGCGTCCTGGTGATGCGCGAGGGGAAAATCGTCGGTGAACTCGGGCGCGACTCGGCCACCGAGGAAGCGGTGATGTACCTCGCCACCGGCCAGCACAGCGGCAGCGCGGTAGGAGGTGCTGCGTGA
- a CDS encoding L-rhamnose mutarotase gives MPAADSTPKTHRICFVLHVRPERLEEYKARHREVWPDMLDALRDTGWHNYSLFLRDDGLLVGYFESPDPDAAVSGMQHREVNARWQAQMAPYFTALDGKNPDEGFLRLEEVFHLD, from the coding sequence GTGCCCGCTGCCGATTCCACCCCCAAAACCCACCGAATCTGCTTCGTGCTCCACGTGCGCCCGGAGCGCCTCGAGGAGTACAAGGCCCGCCACCGTGAGGTGTGGCCCGACATGCTTGACGCCCTGCGTGACACCGGGTGGCACAACTACTCGCTGTTCCTGCGCGACGACGGCCTGCTCGTCGGCTACTTCGAAAGTCCCGATCCCGACGCCGCCGTTTCCGGCATGCAACACCGTGAAGTCAACGCGCGCTGGCAGGCCCAGATGGCGCCGTACTTCACCGCCCTCGACGGAAAAAACCCGGACGAGGGTTTTTTACGCCTCGAGGAGGTGTTTCACCTTGACTGA
- a CDS encoding ABC transporter permease, protein MTAHTPARTPARVPPLIRVLRAREASLLLILAVLVLSTAALNPRFLSAQSLRDLALNVAIVALVVVGQTLVLLMKHVDLSVSSVLGLTAFLSGALFVARPDLPVPLVFAAGIGIGALLGTVNGLLVAYGRVPALVATLGTLYVFRGIDYAIVQGGQITASQLPSAFSAFASGSIFGVPYLVLLVLTVMIVFSVYLRAYRAGREYYAVGSNVEAAHLAGIHVHRRVLTGFVLSGAIAGLAGVLYLARFGTVDAAAGSGLELQVIAAAVVGGVAITGGVGTVAGAGIGALLLGVIGSALVALRAPAFWQQAIQGALLLLAISIDIVLARRSARALQERSHR, encoded by the coding sequence GTGACCGCCCACACGCCCGCACGCACTCCCGCGCGCGTCCCACCGCTTATCCGCGTGCTGCGCGCCCGCGAGGCGAGCCTGCTCCTGATCCTGGCCGTCCTCGTTCTCAGCACCGCCGCGCTCAACCCCCGCTTCCTGAGCGCCCAGAGCCTGCGCGACCTCGCGCTGAACGTCGCGATCGTCGCCCTGGTCGTGGTCGGCCAGACCCTGGTGCTGCTGATGAAGCACGTGGACCTCAGCGTCAGCAGCGTGCTCGGCCTCACCGCGTTCCTGTCCGGCGCGCTGTTCGTCGCCCGCCCGGACCTGCCCGTCCCGCTGGTCTTCGCTGCCGGAATCGGGATCGGCGCGCTGCTGGGCACGGTGAACGGGCTGCTGGTCGCCTACGGCCGGGTTCCTGCGCTCGTCGCGACCCTCGGCACGCTCTACGTGTTTCGCGGCATAGACTACGCGATCGTGCAAGGCGGGCAGATCACCGCGAGCCAGCTGCCGTCCGCGTTCAGCGCCTTTGCCAGCGGCAGCATCTTCGGCGTGCCGTACCTCGTGTTGCTCGTACTGACCGTGATGATCGTGTTCAGCGTTTACCTGCGCGCCTACCGCGCGGGCCGCGAGTACTACGCGGTCGGCAGCAACGTCGAGGCCGCGCACCTCGCGGGCATCCACGTCCACCGCCGGGTCCTGACCGGCTTTGTCCTCTCGGGTGCCATCGCGGGCCTTGCCGGCGTGCTGTACCTCGCACGCTTCGGGACCGTGGACGCTGCGGCCGGCAGCGGCCTCGAGCTGCAAGTCATTGCCGCAGCGGTGGTAGGCGGCGTGGCCATCACCGGCGGGGTCGGTACGGTCGCCGGGGCCGGCATCGGCGCGCTGCTGCTGGGCGTGATCGGCAGCGCCCTGGTCGCGCTGCGCGCCCCCGCTTTCTGGCAGCAGGCGATCCAGGGCGCGCTGCTGCTGCTCGCCATCAGCATTGACATCGTTCTCGCGCGCCGCAGCGCACGCGCCCTGCAGGAGAGGAGCCACCGATGA